The Verrucomicrobiota bacterium JB022 genome has a window encoding:
- the murF gene encoding UDP-N-acetylmuramoyl-tripeptide--D-alanyl-D-alanine ligase — translation MPRFTASQLAAATGGHWVSGEPASVDGFHFDSRIVAPGEMFVALLTGKRDGHDFLEAALARGATAALVSRIQPVALPQLVVPDTLAAFQAIARAHRAAWPHPVVGITGSVGKTSTKDILAHLLGREDCAATPGNFNNHIGVPMSILRADPARHRAMVLEAGTNSPGEIAFLADLIRPTVAIVTAVGPAHLDHLVNLAGVAVEKAALLQGEPALSIFPAEVISYEPFQNAPGQVWPVFAGDGPAEPGRVVYQTTKLEAENNEDVPTRHPDSQVSNYSSLQTTSAPAVGLTIWLPAEVASAEPLRAPFQSTSEGMARNAALAVAAATYMGVPAAQIEERLATWQPLADRGGWVQAEGRSYYVDCYNANPKSFVDSFQAFHQRCPQAPRVFVLGAMFELGAERARWHRWVAERCPAQPGDRIILVGEGTEAYLPGLSAFQRAGVMVTHVSSAEAARDLLKATDYPVYLKGGHAARLDILAPQPQEVSC, via the coding sequence ATGCCTCGCTTTACTGCCAGTCAACTCGCCGCTGCCACCGGAGGTCATTGGGTCTCCGGGGAACCCGCGTCGGTCGACGGTTTCCACTTCGACTCCCGCATCGTGGCGCCGGGTGAGATGTTCGTCGCCTTGCTGACGGGGAAGCGCGACGGGCACGACTTTCTGGAGGCCGCTTTGGCGCGTGGGGCCACCGCCGCGCTGGTGTCGCGCATCCAGCCCGTGGCCCTGCCGCAGCTGGTGGTGCCGGATACGCTGGCGGCGTTTCAGGCCATCGCTCGGGCACACCGAGCCGCGTGGCCGCACCCGGTGGTCGGCATCACCGGCAGCGTGGGCAAGACCTCGACCAAGGACATCCTCGCGCACCTGCTGGGGCGCGAAGACTGCGCCGCCACGCCGGGCAATTTCAACAACCACATCGGCGTGCCCATGTCGATCCTCCGGGCCGATCCGGCGCGGCATCGCGCGATGGTGCTGGAGGCCGGCACCAACAGCCCGGGCGAAATCGCCTTTTTGGCCGATCTGATCCGCCCCACGGTGGCGATTGTGACGGCGGTAGGCCCGGCGCACCTCGACCACCTCGTCAATCTCGCGGGTGTGGCGGTCGAAAAGGCGGCGCTGCTGCAAGGCGAGCCCGCGCTCTCGATCTTCCCCGCCGAGGTGATTTCCTACGAGCCTTTTCAAAACGCGCCTGGGCAGGTCTGGCCGGTTTTTGCCGGCGACGGACCCGCCGAACCGGGCCGCGTTGTTTACCAAACGACCAAACTGGAAGCTGAAAACAACGAGGATGTCCCGACCAGGCATCCGGATTCACAGGTTAGTAACTATAGCTCGCTTCAGACCACCTCGGCCCCGGCAGTCGGACTGACCATCTGGCTGCCGGCCGAGGTCGCGAGCGCCGAACCTCTTCGTGCGCCCTTCCAGTCCACCAGCGAAGGCATGGCCCGCAATGCCGCTCTCGCCGTGGCCGCCGCCACCTATATGGGTGTGCCCGCCGCCCAAATTGAGGAACGCCTCGCCACCTGGCAGCCCTTGGCCGACCGCGGCGGCTGGGTGCAAGCTGAAGGCCGCTCGTATTATGTGGACTGCTACAATGCGAACCCCAAATCGTTCGTCGACTCGTTTCAGGCCTTTCACCAGCGCTGCCCGCAAGCCCCGCGCGTGTTTGTGCTGGGCGCGATGTTCGAGCTGGGGGCCGAGCGCGCGCGTTGGCACCGTTGGGTCGCTGAGCGTTGCCCCGCCCAACCGGGCGACCGCATCATCCTGGTAGGGGAGGGCACCGAGGCTTATTTGCCGGGCCTGTCTGCCTTCCAGCGCGCGGGCGTCATGGTCACGCACGTTTCCAGTGCCGAGGCTGCTCGCGATTTGCTCAAGGCGACCGACTACCCCGTTTATCTCAAGGGCGGCCACGCGGCGCGCCTCGATATCCTCGCCCCGCAGCCGCAGGAGGTGTCATGCTGA
- the mraY gene encoding phospho-N-acetylmuramoyl-pentapeptide-transferase gives MLTELANFQELWGPLRLFNFITFRSVMGAATALFVGMLLAPILIRRLRAFKLAQVFRNAKEVGKLAELHAGKKGTPTMGGLIIFFSVTISTVLWAEWNVFIATALLVYTGLTVIGFLDDYLKITKRSSGGLKGRYKLAGQLVLTAGALALLLSDPVTSGAIRELWLPFLKAPLITTMPLALLFVFAFLVLAGSSNAINLTDGVDGLAIGCTLTVAMAYGLMAYATGNFKYADYLLLRFLPGAGELTVMCAILCAACLAFLWFNAHPASVFMGDTGSLALGGLVGVIALMILQPFTLMIVGGVFVAEALSVIIQVGVFKGSGRKHRFFRMAPIHHHFELGGWAETQVVIRFWILSLICAIAGLATLKLR, from the coding sequence ATGCTGACGGAACTCGCCAATTTCCAGGAACTGTGGGGGCCGTTGCGCCTCTTCAACTTCATTACTTTCCGCAGTGTGATGGGCGCGGCGACGGCATTGTTTGTCGGTATGCTGCTGGCCCCGATCCTCATCCGCCGCCTGCGTGCGTTCAAGCTGGCCCAGGTCTTCCGCAACGCCAAGGAAGTGGGCAAGCTGGCGGAGCTGCACGCGGGCAAGAAGGGCACCCCCACCATGGGCGGGCTGATCATCTTCTTCAGCGTCACGATCAGCACGGTGCTCTGGGCTGAGTGGAATGTCTTTATCGCCACCGCGCTTTTGGTCTACACCGGCCTCACGGTCATCGGCTTTCTCGACGACTACCTCAAGATCACCAAGCGCAGCTCTGGCGGCCTCAAGGGGCGCTACAAGCTGGCCGGTCAGTTGGTGCTGACGGCAGGTGCGCTGGCCCTGCTGTTGAGCGACCCGGTGACGAGCGGGGCGATCCGCGAGCTGTGGCTGCCGTTCCTCAAGGCTCCGCTCATCACCACAATGCCGCTCGCGTTGCTCTTCGTCTTTGCCTTCCTCGTGCTGGCCGGCTCCAGCAACGCCATCAACCTCACCGACGGGGTCGACGGGTTGGCAATCGGCTGCACGCTCACGGTCGCCATGGCTTACGGCCTGATGGCTTATGCGACGGGGAATTTTAAATACGCCGACTACCTGTTGCTGCGCTTCCTGCCCGGTGCGGGGGAGCTGACGGTGATGTGCGCCATCCTCTGCGCCGCCTGTCTGGCCTTCCTGTGGTTCAACGCCCACCCGGCCTCGGTCTTTATGGGCGATACCGGCTCGCTGGCCCTCGGCGGCCTCGTCGGCGTCATTGCGCTGATGATCCTCCAGCCGTTCACGCTGATGATCGTGGGCGGCGTTTTCGTGGCCGAAGCCCTCTCGGTCATCATCCAGGTGGGGGTGTTCAAAGGCTCGGGCCGTAAACATCGCTTCTTCCGGATGGCCCCGATCCACCACCATTTCGAGCTGGGCGGGTGGGCCGAGACACAAGTCGTTATTCGTTTCTGGATACTTTCCCTCATTTGCGCCATCGCGGGCCTCGCCACCCTGAAGCTTCGCTGA
- a CDS encoding LysM peptidoglycan-binding domain-containing protein, producing MEPEASRPPMKFPQLLGLIVAVHAGLIGILFFQPGCQSSSQDAPPPRSSLPQTQQPVSGVRPAPTSQVQPMQAQPTPTRQQVDPAFNANLPTSSGASYGTNTASSGSSSSRLAPPTRPNNPAPTQSTAPAPSTPSRSTGSTAANEGRLTPLINPEVDRTPSSSSSTASSRPDSAPRTYVVKKGDSLSRIATQNGTTVAALRAANNLKGDVIFPDQELFIPEEGSTVSTVPSQTQARHANEPKKQLANGQEYTIQKGDSLSRIASRHGTTVAAIKRANNLTSDLIRAGDKLVIPAAGSTASAAPAAKPAPKPAAIPAPRPSAPAQTTTSSQPTRIQPESNQPLIIGGGTTTDSSSDADEDALSDLEFDDLPPVPVQSEEGN from the coding sequence ATGGAACCTGAAGCCTCCCGCCCGCCCATGAAATTTCCGCAATTGCTCGGGCTGATCGTGGCCGTTCACGCCGGCCTGATCGGTATCCTTTTCTTCCAGCCCGGCTGCCAATCGTCGTCGCAGGACGCTCCGCCACCGCGTAGCTCCCTGCCGCAGACGCAGCAGCCCGTGTCCGGCGTTCGCCCGGCTCCCACTTCGCAAGTTCAGCCGATGCAGGCCCAGCCGACGCCCACGCGCCAGCAGGTCGACCCGGCCTTCAACGCCAACCTGCCGACGAGTTCCGGCGCCAGCTATGGCACCAACACCGCCAGCTCGGGCAGCTCTTCCAGCCGCCTGGCCCCGCCGACGCGCCCCAACAACCCGGCGCCGACGCAAAGCACCGCCCCCGCGCCCAGCACGCCCAGCCGCTCCACCGGCTCGACGGCCGCCAATGAAGGCCGCCTGACCCCGCTGATCAACCCGGAGGTGGACCGCACGCCCTCCAGCTCGTCCAGCACCGCCAGCAGCCGCCCCGACTCGGCCCCGCGCACCTACGTGGTGAAAAAGGGCGACAGCCTGAGCCGCATCGCGACCCAGAACGGCACCACCGTCGCCGCCCTGCGTGCCGCCAACAACCTGAAGGGCGACGTGATCTTCCCCGACCAGGAGCTCTTCATCCCCGAAGAAGGCTCGACCGTCTCCACGGTGCCCTCACAGACCCAGGCCCGCCACGCGAACGAGCCCAAAAAGCAGCTCGCCAACGGCCAGGAATACACGATCCAGAAGGGTGACAGCCTGAGCCGTATCGCCAGCCGCCATGGCACCACGGTGGCCGCGATCAAGCGCGCCAACAACCTCACGAGCGACCTGATTCGTGCAGGCGACAAGCTCGTGATCCCCGCCGCTGGCTCCACCGCTTCCGCCGCGCCTGCGGCCAAGCCGGCCCCCAAGCCTGCCGCGATCCCGGCGCCAAGGCCCTCCGCCCCGGCCCAGACGACCACTTCCAGCCAACCCACCCGGATCCAGCCGGAGAGCAACCAGCCGCTCATCATCGGCGGTGGCACCACCACCGACAGCTCGTCGGACGCCGACGAAGATGCGCTGAGCGATCTGGAATTCGACGACCTGCCCCCGGTGCCGGTCCAGTCCGAAGAAGGCAACTAA